In Anguilla rostrata isolate EN2019 chromosome 1, ASM1855537v3, whole genome shotgun sequence, a genomic segment contains:
- the LOC135249713 gene encoding protein unc-79 homolog isoform X9: MSTKAEQFASKIRYLQEYHNRVLHNIYPVPSGTDIANTLKYFSQTLLSVLRDAPSDRGGQQSRDAQLSEYPSLDYQGLYVTLVTLLDLVPLLQHGQHDLGQSIFYTTTCLLPFLSDDILSTLPYTMISTLATFPPFLHKDIIEYLSTSFLPMAILGSTRREGGVPAYVNLSASSMLMIAMQYTSNPVYHCQLLECLMKHKQEVWKDLLYVISYGPSQVKPPAVQMLFHYWPNLKPPGAISEYRGLQYTAWNPIHCQHIECHNAINKPAVKMCIDPTLSVALGDKPPPLYICEECSQRIAGDHAEWLLDVLLPQAEISAICQKKNCSSHVRRAVVTCFSAGCCGRHGNRPVRYCKRCHVNHHSSEVGASAETHLYQTSPPPINTRECGAEELVCTVEAVVSLLKEAEIHAELREYEMNKRRQMGLSASHHSLDNIDFDNKEDDQHDQRLLSQFGIWFLVSLCTPSENTPTESLARLVSMVFQWFHSTAYMMDDEVGSLVEKLKPQFVTKWLKTVCDVRFDVMVMCLLPKPVEFARVGGYWDKSCSTVIQLKEGLNRILCLIPYNVISQPLWECFMPEWLEAIRTEVPDHQLKEFREVLSKMFDIELCPLPFSMEEMFGFISCRFSGYPASVQEQALLWLHVLSELDIVVPLQLLIGMFSDGVNSLKELANQRKARATDLSGNTGARRVSVVSDPGRRGQHSTLSPFPSPFRSPFRSPLRCSPFKNLGHAPAHCALDLDCEDDDMNLGCFILMFDLILKQMELQDDGVTLGLDNSLAKDIMGIVNNVFQAPWGGSHTCQKDEKALECSLCQSSILCYQLGCELLERLAPREEIRLVEPTDSLEDTLIFPRAEFSIGNDQGPEEGDNPAGRQADNPGNQSHSPDNPSMRNNAEKKFSYQQLPVSLKLIYTILQEMAKFDEPDILFNMLNCLKILCLHGECLYLARKDHPQFLAYVQDKMLIPSLWRMLKSEFCQLASLAVPQLLHALSLSHGADIFWGIVDSHFNSKDWKMRFEAVERVAVLCRFLDITSVNKNHLLKYSLAHSFCCFLAAVEDVNPAVATRARLLLDTIKRPALQGLCLCLDFQFDTVVRDRPIILSKLLLLHFLKKDVPALSWEFFVNRFETLSLEAQLHLDCNKEFPFPTTITAVRTNVANLSDAAMWKIRRARFARNRQKSVRSLRDSVKGPAESKRAFSLPETLSNRLPLRLARQEQSAPTLGDMIEKVLPAQFLLPCNPDGSAPLLGQNTPEDDSIIKDLQPEDAGIDHQTVHHLIMVLMKFMAKDKSSAEADIGSAKAFNTVKRHLYVLLGYDQQEGCFMIAPQKMRTSTCFNAFIAGIAQVMDYNIGLGKQLLPLVVQVLKYCTCPQLRHYFQQPPRCSLWALRPHIRQMWLKALLVILYKYPYRDMDVSKVVLHLIHITVNTLNAQYHSCRPHATAGPLYSDNSNISRYSEKEKEEDSVFDESDIHDTPTGAGNKESQTFFARLKRIGGSKSVKYQPVELNAQKSEIELSEYREASALQDSILRCVREESTKKKRLQAMHKQKSLDISNTDSILFNLDEHRRKSCIDRCDLHGPPASAYNARQGDHHTKGSSDGSSGKADGNDNHDRRGSRDSKRPVIPEVRLSCMETLEDKLDSPEDTSEAKEDPDLIDLSSDCTSIPEKHSILSMSDSDSLVFEPLPPLRIVESDEEFENPPGDKPNGRPPVSPAASNSFRPKPVVQVSVEECQAQDPPGSPLKPMRKSPSMTPTASLELPDNKDLIHTEDVSDHSHESPLTLKQKRDLLRKTPAVPEMSLDDACTQPEDIKAGGGSGASPSGRSVFLNIPEDAGSDNQPEGDEEDFGEEEDSDPKNEDDNEEAEFKIQIVPRQRKQRKIAVSAIQREYLDISFNTLDKIADQAGDADHRALSALEKPRESASAPALEAAIPETSSRSSISTQYRQVKRGSLGALTMSQLMKRQLEHQSSAPHNISTWETGECPAWRPASSETRDPKPTSADALHAACTNHLKGATKTSLLSAPSTVSMFVPAPEEFTDEQPTTMTDRCRDCGAVLEEYDEDTLGLAVVVLSMFIHLSPDLAAPLLLDIMQSVGRLASSANFSGQAESMLIPGNAAGVAKQFLRCVFHQLAPNGILPQLFQSNIKDGSFLRTLASSLIDFNELSSVAALNQLLEGLNNKKNLPAGGTMLHCLDNIASFMEALPMDSPSNLWTTICNQFQTFLTKLPSVLPLKCPLDSSLRIIICLLKIPTSSATRSLLEPFSKLLSFVIQYGVFSLSYLVELCGLCYRAFNKVISRPLRPLRNGKKNMAAR; encoded by the exons TGGGCTCCACTCGAAGAGAGGGGGGCGTCCCAGCCTACGTCAATCTCTCCGCCTCTTCTATGCTAATGATTGCTATGCAGTACACCTCAAACCCTG TCTACCACTGTCAGCTGCTGGAATGCCTTATGAAGCACAAACAGGAAGTATGGAAG GACTTGCTATATGTCATATCCTATGGACCATCCCAAGTCAAGCCCCCTGCTGTTCAAATGCTTTTCCATTACTGGCCGAACCTCAAGCCTCCTGGTGCTATCAGTGAGTACAGAGGACTACAGTACACAG CCTGGAACCCCATCCACTGCCAGCACATCGAATGTCACAACGCCATAAACAAGCCTGCCGTCAAG ATGTGCATCGACCCCACCCTTTCTGTTGCTCTGGGAGACAAGCCCCCTCCTCTGTACATATGCGAGGAATGCAGCCAGAGAATCGCAGG GGACCATGCAGAGTGGCTTCTTGATGTGCTCTTGCCACAAG CAGAAATATCTGCCATTTGCCAAAAGAAG AACTGCAGCTCCCACGTCAGGAGAGCGGTCGTCACCTGCTTCTCAGCCGGTTGCTGTGGGCGCCATGGCAACCGCCCTGTTCGCTACTGCAAGCGTTGCCATGTCAACCACCACAGCAGCGAAGTGGGGGCCTCTGCGGAGACCCACCTCTACCagacctccccccctcccatcaaCACGCGCGAATGTGGAGCTGAGGAGCTGGTGTGCACTGTGGAGGCTGTGGTGAG TCTGCTGAAGGAAGCGGAGATCCACGCAGAGCTGCGGGAGTACGAGATGAACAAACGCCGACAGATGGGCCTGTCAGCTTCTCACCACTCCTTGGACAACATCGACTTTGACAACAAAGAGGACGACCAGCATGACCAGAGGCTGCTCAGTCAGTTCGGTATCTGGTTCCTG GTGAGCCTGTGCACACCGAGTGAGAACACGCCCACGGAGAGCTTGGCCCGGCTGGTCAGCATGGTGTTCCAGTGGTTCCACTCCACCGCCTACATGATGGACGACGAGGTGGGCAGCTTGGTGGAGAAGCTCAAGCCGCAGTTTGTTACCAAGTGGCTGAAGACGGTGTGCGACGTGCGCTTCGACGTCATGGTCATGTGCCTGCTGCCCAAGCCAGTGGAGTTTGCGCGG GTGGGAGGTTACTGGGACAAGTCGTGCAGCACGGTGATACAGCTGAAGGAGGGTCTCAACCGGATCCTGTGCCTGATCCCCTACAACGTCATCAGCCAGCCGCTTTGGGAGTGCTTCATGCCCGAATGGCTGGAGGCCATCCGCACCGAGGTGCCTGACCACCAGCTCAAGGAGTTCCGGGAGGTTCTCAG TAAGATGTTTGACATTGAGCTGTGCCCACTGCCTTTTTCCATGGAGGAGATGTTTGGGTTCATCAGCTGCCGGTTCTCGGGGTACCCGGCGTCTGTCCAGGAGCAGGCTTTGCTCTGGCTCCAC GTGCTATCAGAGCTGGACATCGTGGTGCCTCTCCAGCTGCTGATTGGCATGTTCTCTGATGGAGTGAACTCACTGAAGGAGCTGGCCAATCAGCGGAAAGCGCGGGCGACGGACCTGTCAGGAAACACAGGGGCTCGAAGG GTGAGCGTGGTGTCGGATCCGGGAAGGCGTGGCCAGCACAGCACCCTGAGCCCCTTCCCTAGCCCCTTCCGCAGCCCCTTCCGCAGCCCGCTGCGCTGCAGCCCCTTTAAGAACCTGGGCCACGCCCCCGCTCACTGCGCCCTCGACCTGGACTGCGAGGACGACGACATGAACCTGGGCTGCTTCATCCTGATGTTCGACCTCATCCTCAAGCAG ATGGAGCTGCAGGACGACGGCGTGACGCTGGGCCTGGACAACAGCCTGGCCAAGGACATCATGGGCATCGTTAACAACGTCTTCCAGGCGCCGTGGGGCGGCTCGCACACCTGCCAAAAGGACGAGAAGGCCCTGGAGTGCAGCCTGTGCCAGTCCAGCATCCTGTGCTACCAGCTGGGCTGCGAGCTGCTGGAGAGGCTGGCCCCCCGGGAGGAGATTCGCCTGGTG GAGCCCACAGACAGCCTGGAGGACACGCTGATCTTTCCCCGGGCTGAGTTCTCCATAGGCAATGACCAAGGGCCTGAGGAGGGAGACAACCCTGccggcagacaggcagacaaccCCGGCAATCAGAGCCACTCCCCGGACAACCCTT CCATGAGGAACAATGCTGAAAAGAAGTTCTCCTACCAGCAGCTGCCAGTGTCCCTCAAGCTCATTTACACCATACTACAG GAAATGGCTAAATTTGATGAGCCAGACATCCTCTTCAACATGTTGAACTGCTTGAAAATCTTGTGTCTTCACGGCGAGTGTCTGTATTTGGCCCGCAAAGACCACCCTCAGTTCCTTGCCTATGTCCAGGACAAGATGCTGATACCCAG CCTGTGGCGTATGCTGAAGTCTGAGTTCTGCCAGCTGGCCTCCCTGGCAGTGCCCCAGCTCCTGCAtgccctctccctgtcccacgGTGCTGACATCTTCTGGGGGATCGTGGACAGCCACTTCAACAGCAAGGACTGGAAGATGCGTTTTGAAGCAG TGGAGAGAGTGGCCGTGCTGTGCCGGTTCCTGGACATCACCTCCGTGAACAAGAACCACCTGCTGAAGTACTCGCTGGCCCACTCCTTCTGCTGCTTCCTGGCCGCCGTGGAGGACGTGAACCCGGCCGTGGCCACCCGCGCCCGGCTGCTCCTGGACACCATCAAGAGGCCCGCGCTGCAG ggcctgtgtctgtgcctggaCTTCCAGTTCGACACGGTGGTGAGGGACCGGCCCATCATCCTGAgcaagctgctgctgctccacttCCTCAAGAAGGACGTCCCGGCACTCAGCTGGGAGTTCTTCGTCAATCGCTTCGAGACGCTGTCCTTGGAGGCCCAGCTGCACCTTGACTGCAACAAGGAGTTCCCTTTCCCCACCA CCATCACGGCCGTGCGGACTAACGTGGCCAACCTGAGCGACGCCGCCATGTGGAAGATCCGACGGGCGCGCTTCGCGCGGAACCGGCAGAAGAGCGTGCGCTCCCTGCGCGACAGCGTGAAGGGCCCGGCCGAGTCCAAACGGGCCTTCTCCCTCCCCGAGACGCTGAGCAACAGACTGC CTCTAAGGCTTGCGAGGCAAGAGCAGTCTGCCCCAACTCTGGGAGATATGATAGAGAAAGTCCTGCCAG CGCAATTTCTCCTGCCCTGTAACCCTGATGGTTCAGCCCCTCTCCTAGGCCAGAACACGCCTGAGGATGACTCAATCATTAAGGACCTGCAaccagaggatgctgggatagaccACCAGACGGTGCACCACCTGATCATGGTGCTGATGAAGTTCATGGCGAAGGACAAGAGCAGCGCTGAGGCGGACATCGGCAGCGCCAAGGCCTTCAACACGGTCAAGCGCCACCTCTACGTGCTGCTGGGCTATGACCAGCAGGAGGGCTGCTTCATGATCGCTCCACAGAAGATGAGAACCTCCACCTGCTTCAACGCCTTCATCGCCGGTATCGCTCAG GTTATGGATTACAACATTGGACTGGGGAAGCAGctgctccccctggtggtgcaGGTGCTGAAGTACTGCACCTGTCCCCAGCTGCGGCACTACTTCCAGCAGCCGCCCCGCTGCTCTCTCTGGGCTTTGCGTCCACACATCCGTCAGATGTGGCTCAAGGCCTTGCTGGTCATTCTCTACAAG TACCCCTACCGAGACATGGACGTGAGCAAGGTGGTGCTTCACCTGATCCACATCACTGTCAACACCCTGAACGCCCAGTACCACAGCTGCAGGCCCCACGCCACCGCGGGGCCTCTGTACAGCGACAACTCCAACATCAGCCGCTACAGCGAGAAGGAAAAAG AGGAGGACAGCGTGTTTGATGAGTCTGACATCCATGATACCCCAACTGGGGCAGGCAACAAGGAGTCTCAGACCTTCTTCGCCCGACTGAAGAGAATTGGGGGCAGCAAGTCCGTGAAGTACCAGCCTGTGGAGCTGAATGCTCAGAAAA GTGAAATTGAGCTGTCGGAGTATCGCGAGGCCAGCGCCCTGCAGGACAGCATCCTGCGCTGCGTGAGGGAGGAGAGCACAAAGAAGAAGCGGCTGCAGGCCATGCACAAGCAGAAGTCCCTGGACATCAGCAACACCGACTCAATCCTCTTCAACTTGGACGAGCATCGCAGGAAGTCCTGCATCGACCGCTGTGACCTGCACGGCCCCCCGGCCTCCGCCTACAATGCGCGCCAGGGGGACCACCACACTAAGGGGTCCTCCGATGGCTCCTCGGGCAAGGCGGACGGCAACGACAACCATGACCGGCGTGGCTCCAGGGACAGCAAGAGGCCCGTCATCCCAGAGGTGCGACTGAGCTGCATGGAGACCTTGGAGGACAAGCTGGACTCCCCCGAGGACACGTCGGAGGCCAAAGAAGACCCCGACCTCATTGACCTCTCCTCTGACTGCACCTCCATCCCTGAGAAGCACTCCATCCTCTCCATGTCCGACAGCGACTCCCTGGTCTTTGAGCCCCTGCCGCCCCTTCGGATCGTGGAGAGTGACGAGGAGTTCGAGAACCCCCCTGGTGATAAGCCCAACGGGAGGCCGCCTGTATCCCCGGCCGCCAGCAACAGCTTCCGCCCAAAGCCTGTGGTGCAAGTGAGCGTGGAGGAGTGCCAGGCCCAGGACCCTCCAGGAAGCCCCTTGAAACCAATGAGAAAGAGCCCTTCCATGACCCCCACTGCCTCTCTGGAGCTTCCAGACAACAAAGATCTCATCCACACTGAAGACGTAAGTGACCATTCCCACGAAAGCCCATTGACCCTCAAGCAGAAGAGGGACCTTCTGAGAAAGACTCCCGCAGTTCCCGAAATGTCCCTGGATGATGCCTGCACTCAACCAGAGGACATCAAAGCTGGCGGGGGGTCGGGTGCCAGTCCCTCCGGGAGGTCCGTATTCCTGAACATCCCAGAAGATGCGGGTTCTGACAACCAACCAGAGGGAGACGAGGAAGActttggggaggaggaggacagcgacCCCAAGAATGAGGACGACAATGAGGAAGCTGAGTTTAAGATCCAGATCGTGCCTCGCCAGCGCAAACAGAGAAAGATCGCTGTCAGCGCCATTCAGAGGGAATACCTGGACATCTCCTTCAACACTCTGGACAAGATCGCAGACCAGGCCGGAGATGCAG ATCACAGAGCTCTGTCCGCTCTGGAAAAGCCGCGGGAATCCGCCTCGGCTCCCGCTCTCGAAGCCGCAATCCCAGAAACGAGCAGCCGCTCTTCGATATCAA CTCAGTACCGGCAGGTGAAGCGCGGGTCCCTGGGGGCCCTGACCATGAGCCAGCTCATGAAGAGGCAGCTGGAGCACCAGTCTAGCGCCCCGCACAACATCAGCACCTGGGAGACGGGTGAGTGCCCAGCCTGGAGGCCCGCGTCTTCGGAAACTCGGGACCCAAAACCCACCTCCGCAGACGCCCTGCACGCTGCCTGCACCAATCACCTCAAAG GTGCTACCAAGACCAGTCTTCTGTCTGCTCCCAGTACAGTCAGCATGTTTGTGCCAGCCCCTGAGGAGTTCACGGATGAGCAGCCCACCACCATGACAGACAG GTGTCGTGATTGTGGGGCGGTGCTGGAGGAGTACGATGAGGACACCCTGGGGCTGGCAGTAGTGGTGCTGTCCATGTTCATCCACCTGAGCCCAGACCTGGCTGCTCCCCTGCTCCTGGACATCATGCAGTCTGTGGGCCG gtTAGCATCCAGTGCTAATTTCTCTGGCCAAGCCGAGAG CATGTTGATCCCGGGAAACGCCGCTGGCGTGGCCAAACAGTTCCTGCGGTGCGTGTTCCACCAGCTGGCCCCCAACGGCATCCTGCCTCAGCTGTTCCAGAGCAACATCAAAG ATGGAAGTTTCCTGAGAACTCTGGCTTCTTCTCTCATTGATTTTAATGAACTGAGTTCTGTGGCTGCACTGAACCAGCTGCTGGAG GGTCTGAATAATAAGAAGAACCTGCCTGCGGGGGGCACTATGCTGCACTGCCTGGACAACATCGCAAGCTTCATGGAGGCCCTCCCAATGGACTCCCCCAGCAACCTGTGGACCACCATCTGCAACCAGTTCCAGACCTTCCTCACCAAGCTGCCCTCTGTGCTACCGCTGAAG TGTCCCCTAGACTCCAGCTTAAGAATCATTATTTGCCTGCTAAAGATTCCCACTTCAAGCGCCACGAGG AGCCTTCTGGAACCCTTCTCCAAATTGCTCAGCTTCGTGATTCAGTACGGCGTCTTCAGCCTGTCCTACCTGGTGGAGCTGTGCGGCCTGTGCTACCGAGCCTTCAACAAGGTAATAAGCCGCCCGCTTCGTCCCCTCCgtaacggaaaaaaaaacatggccgcGCGGTGA